The Carassius auratus strain Wakin chromosome 27, ASM336829v1, whole genome shotgun sequence genome includes a region encoding these proteins:
- the LOC113045115 gene encoding multifunctional methyltransferase subunit TRM112-like protein isoform X1 — protein sequence MKLLTHNMLTSHVQGVTKGYPLIIKATEVKVNELEFNAQFVSRMIPKLEWKALIQAAEWLGQSQDLPSTPKPNYESVEDFLRKVHRILLEVRRIRRTTFSKKLISQLPESSAGPFSHFRCSGGIERLCWWRL from the exons ATGAAGCTGTTAACGCATAACATGCTAACATCTCACGTGCAAGGTGTGACTAAAGGATACCCACTTATTATTAAG GCAACAGAAGTGAAGGTGAATGAGTTGGAGTTCAATGCTCAGTTTGTGAGCCGGATGATCCCTAAGCTGGAGTGGAAGGCATTGATCCAGGCGGCAGAATGG ctTGGGCAATCTCAAGACCTGCCCAGCACTCCCAAACCAAACTATGAAAGTGTTGAGGACTTCCTGCGTAAAGTTCACAGAATTCTTCTGGAGGTGAGACGCATCAGAAGAACAacattttcaaagaaattaatttCTCAACTTCCAGAAAGTTCTGctggacccttttcacatttcCGGTGCTCCGGGGGGATTGAAAGATTATGTTG GTGGAGGTTGTAG
- the LOC113045117 gene encoding autophagy-related protein 2 homolog A-like, whose amino-acid sequence MSRWLFPWSGSIKKRACRYLLQHYLGHFLEERLSLDQLSLDLYNGSGVIREINLDVWAVNELLESLGAPLEIVEGFVNSITVTIPWAALVTEHCTLEITGLQITCRPKYRTNGNWDSQGWSTCMTSSMQLAQECLKDPPEASEEPPAPLEGLEMFAQTIETVLRRIKVTFLDTIVRVEHHPLDAETGVALEMRIKRVDYCDEAVRDSSQTVPVDIHQPPAFLHKILQLNSVQLLYETLGGSQGLVYSDDMANSKEMGKTDENDDDASEAPQSLHPTPKPPEPLLIGQCSGFIETTVKIKQNEMLPGPKLELDGKVGCLHLLLCPSQITHLTDLLSSLCIETSEGSGGVSGGGLSRPLDSDDLRLIEEDLGKQLNSEMYDRDLELDTEPYVISMENGEMFYSMGPGMTSSVLSTRSGSELSDSDMESSIHSQSSLIQTNPLSPQGMLNCPRRYPVPGSLSSLPQCSRPPKRSSRSSQSEPLKPDSLLRLSLGGVTLTLLEQDPPPGPEGLSSLAEVSQLFFRELAFFKDGMFSERDFHNLRGSFAKACPHSHIRMTGAAVQLTCEMRSAGRHSRAMTSDLSFSRLELLECLWGSGSPQYTELLQFQSAGLFTMGTTARPCAQLHHSLSEKHMRKKGSRRRVIRRDSSLRIELGELNSELDLDIIGRLEDVLQALRHCPPPQRNTAQAAESHLLEFHSSLLLQSPYAVLKVRFPIPDLRPPGLRRPLSQRAVRNEFLSLQISNLELKSQQGPDIQQDGPCSPGAKLINLLEACFTDMHGVYEGWEGEAFPCIRVQKSPDPDGIPRIQVRVNEGAGSDCTGVCEGVNRDLGLGSVSLENPCELREKNSSPFSSNRTMFETEEMVIPADPEEMEEFQTQCICQSQYVVDITFPVAYILLPSKEAFLSIYNRINNDLLMWEPPPPPPSPPPAPPSSFQSSRSPSHQHRPEEDEFYLCKSALRLESDSEEEEPQFFSAKQSKKRKNQLDPQSSHALSLLCLTVLIGKGRLQAMTDCKNEAGRKMDFCHGELVLDLEGGKIFSVSQHQNNPNLNFLTIESRRVELYHKAEVPDSPIPVKLEMPRFTSPVHLEPTIYPTEVGVSSVGGRETDVQMLSTAIKITLDLERNVKEFLVALRLHGATLRHHMALTNHSWHEQIVDFLDVIDDDILGYTPPAVITVLHTHLATCAVDYRPLYLPLRVLFTAESFSLSSNIIVDTATFHLRFILDDSALYLSDKCESDTVDLRRDYVCVLDIDLLELAITTWKGTDASKLTQPLFELRCSNNVVHVHTCADSCAALVNMLQYLVSQGDLHPPPRHTSPTEIAGQKLLLSESPASLPPCPPAETAEINQCDLTDALIDTERILQEESQDSGSPSIRRASPVSVYLFPGEAPKPRPSVLEGEESDIDGLVSTAMEAHADMMSEEGSEGSTDNDDFCILEAPGMGIPPRDGEPVVTVLSQDPIKVRDGYYSRPRGSSDLLRAPARFPVPQNRVVLREVSVVWHLYGGKDFGGKPSSAHTLHSHKVRSAAPGARGSPSRSAGPSRPQNSWRWVGGSARQHTLLMEIQLTKVSFQHETYPVVAPPAAGPDADGLGLGEQPISRQVFIVQELEVRDRLASSQMNKFLYLYTSESMPRRAHSNMLTVKALQLMPESGLGGPECCLRVSLLPLRLNIDQDALFFLKDFFSNMAAGVHPYLSIDPAAEVRTDVPQKASDDTDPGSGLGHDLTASVETTYSEQSSSSAGSSSSSDQPIYFREFRFTSEVPIWLDYQGKHVVIEQGTFAGILIGLAQLNCSELKLKRLCCRHGLLGVDKVIQYAVNEWLTDIRKNQLPGILGGVGPMHSVVQLFHGVRDLFWMPIEQYRKDGRIIRGLQRGAASFGTSTASAALELSNRLVQAIQATAETVYDILSPTPPLTRYITEGRPAPRPRRTPQPADLREGVAKAYDTVREGVIDTAQTLCDVASRGHEQKGLPGAVGGVLRQIPPTVVRPLIVASEATSNLLGGMRNQIKPDARKEDFLKWRTEDGQE is encoded by the exons ATGTCTCGCTGGCTCTTCCCCTGGTCGGGCTCGATAAAGAAACGGGCCTGTCGGTACCTCCTGCAACACTATCTGGGCCACTTCTTGGAGGAAAGACTCAGTTTGGACCAGCTGAGCTTGGACCTGTACAATGGCAGTGGGGTCATTAGAGAAATTAACCTGGATGTTTGG GCAGTGAACGAGTTGTTGGAGTCATTGGGAGCGCCGCTGGAGATTGTTGAAGGTTTTGTGAACAGCATCACAGTGACTATTCCCTGGGCAGCCCTCGTAACAGAACACTGCACCCTTGAAATCACCGGATTGCAGATAACATGCAGACCCAAATACAGAACCA ATGGAAATTGGGATTCCCAAGGGTGGTCTACATGCATGACGTCCAGCATGCAGCTGGCCCAGGAGTGCCTGAAGGACCCACCCGAGGCGTCAGAAGAGCCGCCTGCTCCACTGGAGGGGCTGGAAATGTTTGCACAGACCATCGAGACGG tcCTACGTCGAATAAAAGTCACCTTTTTGGACACCATCGTGCGAGTAGAACATCATCCCCTGGACGCTGAGACTGGGGTTGCCTTAGAGATGCGCATTAAACG GGTGGACTATTGCGATGAGGCTGTGAGAGACTCAAGCCAGACAGTGCCTGTAGACATCCACCAGCCACCAGCCTTCCTGCACAAAATCCTACAGCTCAACTCCGTACAGCTCCTCTATGAGACTCTCGGAGGTTCACAG GGGCTGGTTTATTCTGATGACATGGCAAACAGCAAGGAGATGGGTAAGACAgatgaaaatgatgatgatgCATCGGAAGCCCCTCAATCATTGCATCCCACCCCAAAGCCCCCAGAGCCTCTGCTGATTGGACAATGCTCCGGATTCATAGAGACAACTGTCAAAATCAAACAGAATGAAATGCTGCCTGGGCCCAAG TTGGAGTTGGATGGTAAAGTAGGGTGTCTCCACCTGCTGCTGTGCCCCAGTCAGATCACACACCTGACGGACCTCCTGTCCTCACTCTGCATCGAGACATCAG AGGGCAGTGGTGGTGTGTCCGGTGGGGGTCTTTCTAGGCCTCTGGATTCTGATGATCTGCGATTGATCGAAGAGGATCTCGGTAAGCAGCTGAACTCAGAAATGTATGACAGAGATCTGGAGCTGGACACAGAGCCCTACGTCATCAGCATGGAGAACGGAG AGATGTTTTATTCGATGGGTCCTGGTATGACCAGCAGTGTGTTGTCCACACGCTCTGGAAGTGAATTATCTGACAGTGATATGGAATCGTCCATTCATAGCCAGAGCAGCCTAATTCAAACAAACCCTCTGTCTCCACAG GGAATGCTCAATTGTCCTCGTCGTTATCCTGTACCAGGATCCTTATCTAGTTTGCCTCAATGTAGCAGACCTCCCA AACGGTCATCCCGAAGCAGTCAATCAGAGCCACTGAAACCAGACTCCTTGCTCCGCCTCTCTCTGGGCGGAGTCACGCTTACTCTTTTAGAGCAGGACCCACCTCCTGGGCCAGAAGGGCTCTCCTCATTGGCTGAGGTGTCACAGTTGTTTTTCCGGGAGCTTGCGTTCTTTAAGGACGGGATGTTTAGTGAGCGAGACTTCCACAATCTGAGAGGAAGCTTTGCTAAAGCATGTCCCCATTCCCACATCAG GATGACCGGTGCAGCAGTGCAGCTGACATGTGAGATGCGTAGCGCAGGGCGGCACAGCCGAgctatgacctctgacctctccttCAGCAGGCTGGAACTGCTGGAGTGCCTGTGGGGGTCAGGCAGTCCACAGTACACAGAG CTTTTGCAGTTCCAGTCAGCCGGTCTCTTCACCATGGGCACCACTGCCAGACCCTGTGCCCAGCTCCACCACAGTCTCTCTGAGAAGCACATGCGTAAG AAGGGAAGCAGGCGTCGTGTGATACGCAGGGACAGCTCTCTGCGGATTGAGCTCGGGGAGCTCAACTCTGAGTTGGACCTGGACATTATAGGCCGACTGGAGGACGTCCTGCAAGCCCTGAGGCACTGTCCACCGCCTCAAAGAAACACAGCACAGGCTGCAGAG TCTCATTTGTTGGAGTTCCATTCTTCTCTCCTGCTTCAATCTCCTTATGCCGTGTTGAAGGTCCGTTTCCCCATCCCTGACCTTCGACCCCCGGGGCTGAGACGGCCCCTGAGCCAGCGTGCAGTGCGCAATGAGTTCTTGAGCCTGCAGATCTCTAATCTGGAGCTGAAGTCTCAGCAGGGGCCAGACATTCAGCAGGACGGCCCCTGCAGCCCAGGGGCCAAACTCATCAATTTACTGGAGGCCTGTTTCACTGATATGCACG GAGTGTATGAGGGCTGGGAGGGAGAGGCGTTTCCCTGTATCCGTGTGCAAAAGAGCCCAGATCCGGACGGCATTCCCAG GATTCAGGTGCGAGTGAATGAAGGAGCAGGCTCTGACTGTACAGGGGTGTGTGAAGGGGTGAACAGGGATCTGGGGCTGGGCTCCGTGTCTCTAGAGAACCCCTGTGAACTTCGAGAGAAGAACAGTTCTCCTTTCTCCTCAAACCGCACTATGTTTGAGACAGAAGAG ATGGTGATCCCAGCAGACCCAGAGGAGATGGAGGAGTTTCAGACTCAGTGTATATGTCAGTCTCAGTATGTGGTGGATATCACCTTTCCCGTAGCCTACATTCTCCTGCCCAGCAAAGAGGCTTTTCTGAGCATCTATAACAG GATTAATAATGATCTCCTGATGTGGGaacctcctccacctcctccgtcccctcctcctgctcctccttcTTCTTTTCAAAGTTCTCGTAGCCCCTCCCACCAGCACAGACCTGAGGAGGATGAATTTTACCTCTGTAAATCTGCCTTAAGGCTGG AATCTGACTCTGAGGAGGAGGAGCCTCAGTTTTTCTCAGCCAAgcaatcaaaaaaaagaaaaaatcagttAGATCCTCAGTCCAGCCATGCCCTCAGTCTGCTCTGTTTAACGGTGCTGATTGGCAAAGGTCGCCTCCAAGCCATGACAGACTgcaag AATGAAGCTGGACGTAAAATGGACTTCTGTCATGGAGAACTTGTTTTGGATTTGGAAGGAGGGAAGATTTTTAGTGTGTCGCAACACCAGAACAATCCCAATCTCAACTTCCTGACCATAGAAAGCAGAAGAGTAGAGCTGTACCATAAAG CCGAGGTCCCAGACTCCCCTATTCCTGTGAAACTGGAAATGCCCAGGTTCACTTCCCCGGTTCATCTGGAACCTACCATTTACCCCACAGAGGTGGGGGTGAGCAGTGTTGGTGGCCGAGAAACTGACGTTCAGATGCTGTCGACTGCCATCAAGATCACATTAGATCTTGAGAGGAATGTGAAG GAGTTTCTGGTCGCGCTGCGACTCCATGGTGCTACTTTACGACATCACATGGCGTTGACCAATCATAGCTGGCACGAGCAG attGTTGATTTCCTTGATGTCATTGATGACGACATTTTAGGCTACACCCCACCTGCAGTCATCACCGTTCTTCACACTCACCTGGCCACCTGTGCAGTAGACTACAG GCCACTTTATCTTCCTCTGCGGGTTTTGTTTACAGCTGAGTCCTTTTCTTTATCCAGCAACATCATTGTGGACACTGCGACCTTTCACCTCAG GTTTATCTTAGATGACTCTGCGTTATACCTGTCGGATAAATGTGAAAGTGATACTGTGGATTTGAGGCGAG actatgtgtgtgtgttagacattGATCTGTTGGAACTGGCCATAACAACTTGGAAAGGAACTGATGCGAGTAAACTG ACTCAGCCGCTGTTCGAGCTTCGTTGTTCTAATAATGTAGTTCACGTGCACACCTGTGCCGACTCGTGCGCTGCTCTGGTTAACATGCTGCAGTACCTGGTGTCCCAGGGTGATCTTCACCCTCCCCCACGCCACACATCCCCCACAGAGATCGCCGGACAGAAACTTCTG CTTTCAGAAAGTCCCGCCTCCCTTCCTCCCTGCCCACCAGCAGAGACAGCAGAGATCAACCAATGTGACCTCACAGATGCCTTGATTGACACCGAGAGAATCCTACAGGAAGAGTCCCAAGACTCTG GTTCTCCGTCCATCCGCCGAGCCTCCCCTGTCTCAGTCTATCTGTTCCCGGGAGAAGCCCCCAAGCCCCGCCCCTCTGTTCTAGAAGGGGAGGAGTCTGATATTGATGGACTGGTCAGCACTGCTATGGAAGCTCATGCAGATATGATGTCAGAGGAAGGATCAGAGGGTTCCACCGACAACGACGACTTCTGCATCCTAGAGGCTCCTGGGATGGGCATCCCA cCTAGAGATGGTGAGCCTGTGGTGACAGTGCTCTCCCAGGATCCTATAAAGGTTCGGGATGGATACTACTCGCGGCCTCGGGGCAGTTCAGATCTGCTGCGCGCCCCGGCACGCTTCCCAGTGCCTCAGAACAGAGTGGTGCTCCGAGAAGTGTCTGTCGTCTGGCACCTGTATGGTGGCAAAGACTTTGGCGGCAAACCCAGCTCGGCCCACACACTGCACAGCCATAA GGTTCGTTCAGCTGCTCCAGGAGCCCGTGGTTCTCCCTCTCGTTCAGCAGGGCCCTCGCGGCCCCAAAACTCTTGGCGGTGGGTTGGAGGAAGTGCGCGGCAGCACACACTGCTCATggaaatacaactgacaaag gTCAGTTTCCAGCATGAAACGTATCCAGTGGTGGCGCCCCCTGCTGCAGGACCAGATGCAGACGGGCTGGGCCTCGGAGAGCAGCCTATTTCCCGCCAAGTGTTTATCGTCCAGGAACTGGAGGTCCGAGACCGTCTGGCTTCCTCTCAAATGAACAAGTTCCTGTACCTGTACACCAGTGAGAGCATGCCCCGCAGAGCCCACTCCAACATG TTGACGGTGAAAGCGCTGCAGTTGATGCCTGAATCGGGTCTGGGTGGACCAGAATGCTGTCTGAGAGTCAGTCTGTTACCACTGCGACTCAATATTGACCAG GATGCACTTTTCTTCTTGAAGGACTTCTTCAGTAACATGGCTGCAGGAGTTCATCCTTACCTGTCCATCGACCCTGCAGCTGAGG TGAGGACGGATGTTCCTCAGAAGGCTTCAGACGACACAGATCCTGGCTCCGGATTGGGGCATGATCTCACTGCTTCTGTAGAAACGACCTATAGTGAGCAGAGTTCCTCCTCGGCTGGCTCCTCGTCCTCCTCTGACCAGCCCATCTACTTCAG AGAGTTTCGTTTTACCTCTGAAGTTCCCATCTGGCTGGACTATCAGGGGAAGCATGTGGTTATTGAGCAG GGAACGTTTGCAGGCATCCTGATCGGACTGGCCCAGCTGAACTGCTCTGAACTAAAGCTGAAGAGACTGTGCTGTAGACACGG gCTGCTGGGTGTTGATAAGGTGATTCAGTATGCTGTGAATGAGTGGCTGACAGACATCAGGAAGAACCAGCTGCCAGGGATTCTGGGAGGAGTTGGTCCTATGCATTCTGTCGTACAACTCT tccatgGTGTGCGTGATTTGTTCTGGATGCCGATAGAGCAGTACCGGAAAGATGGGCGTATTATCCGAGGCCTCCAGAGGGGAGCGGCATCATTCGGCACGTCTACAGCCTCTGCTGCTCTAGAGCTCAGCAACAGACTAGTGCAGGCAATCCAG GCCACTGCGGAGACAGTATATGACATCTTATCTCCGACTCCACCTCTGACACGTTACATCACTGAGGGACGTCCCGCTCCCCGTCCCAGACGCACCCCTCAACCAGCTGACCTCAGAGAGGGCGTGGCCAAGGCCTATGATACTGTCAGAGAG GGAGTGATCGACACCGCTCAGACCCTGTGTGATGTTGCGTCTCGTGGACACGAGCAGAAAGGTCTTCCTGGAGCGGTGGGCGGAGTTTTGCGCCAGATCCCGCCCACCGTGGTCCGTCCACTTATAGTTGCCTCAGAGGCCACTTCAAACCTACTGGGAGGAATGCGGAACCAAATTAAACCAGATGCGCGGAAAGAGGACTTCTTGAAATGGCGCACCGAAGATGGCCAAGAATGA
- the LOC113045115 gene encoding multifunctional methyltransferase subunit TRM112-like protein isoform X2: MKLLTHNMLTSHVQGVTKGYPLIIKATEVKVNELEFNAQFVSRMIPKLEWKALIQAAEWLGQSQDLPSTPKPNYESVEDFLRKVHRILLEVEVVEGCLQCPESGREFPISNGVPNLLLIEDE, encoded by the exons ATGAAGCTGTTAACGCATAACATGCTAACATCTCACGTGCAAGGTGTGACTAAAGGATACCCACTTATTATTAAG GCAACAGAAGTGAAGGTGAATGAGTTGGAGTTCAATGCTCAGTTTGTGAGCCGGATGATCCCTAAGCTGGAGTGGAAGGCATTGATCCAGGCGGCAGAATGG ctTGGGCAATCTCAAGACCTGCCCAGCACTCCCAAACCAAACTATGAAAGTGTTGAGGACTTCCTGCGTAAAGTTCACAGAATTCTTCTGGAG GTGGAGGTTGTAGAGGGATGTTTACAGTGTCCTGAATCAGGCAGAGAGTTCCCCATCTCCAACGGTGTTCCTAACTTGTTACTCATTGAAGACGAGTAG